In the Candidatus Leptovillus gracilis genome, one interval contains:
- a CDS encoding AAA family ATPase, which produces MRFDRFTERAQDAAARAYEIVQRYGHTQVDTEHLFLALLEQKDGAVLQILDQLSVDSVGIKDRLDQELRSSPKVAVYGGGVGQIFYTPRIRTVLELAQGEANRLKDEFISTEHIFLAILSERNTPSSRILQEFGLTRERILEGVNQLRGGQRVTDRQSESRYRTLEKYSRDLTQLAKESRLDPVIGRDNEILRVIQVLSRRTKNNPVLIGEAGVGKTAIVEGLAQKIIANDVPENLLNKKVISLDLGAMIAGSRFRGEFEERLKAAVEEIQRAQGEVILFIDELHTVVGAGSAQGAMDASNMLKPALARGELQCVGATTLDEYRQYIERDSALERRFAPVFVDEPSVEDTIEMLYGLRDRYETHHKVTYSDAALVAAAKLSNRYVTDRSMPDKAIDLMDEAAAKLRVALHTLPTELKEHKKQLDQLIIEEEEAHTVRDYERAAVKRAERLRVQTEFEAAREKWQAEQKLDEVVDEHDIAEVVASWTGIPMTQMLETEADKLLNMEQRLHERIVGQEKAIAALADAIRRSRSGLSDPKRPLGSFIFLGSSGVGKTELAKALAEFMFDDEEALVRIDMSEYREQHTVSRLFGAPPGYIGYEQGGQLTEQVRRRPYSVVLFDEIEKAHPDVWNTLLQLLDDGRLTDGQGRIVNFRNAVIVMTSNVGTSFVHKSGALGFVGVRDSQEKADHKRIEEALKETFRPEFINRIDEIIIFEPLSEADMLEIVKLQIKEVQERLADQGNLTIVLTETAQKWLAEQGYDKDFGARPMRRAIQRYVESPLSVRLLRGEFRTGDHILIDMDDNELTFIQVDVAEPPAVPQSADATAP; this is translated from the coding sequence ATGCGATTTGATCGATTTACAGAACGAGCGCAAGACGCCGCCGCCCGCGCCTATGAAATTGTGCAGCGGTACGGCCACACCCAGGTAGACACCGAGCATTTATTCCTGGCTTTACTGGAACAAAAAGATGGCGCAGTCCTGCAAATTTTGGACCAACTATCCGTGGACAGCGTCGGCATCAAAGACCGCCTGGACCAGGAACTGCGCTCCAGCCCCAAAGTGGCCGTCTATGGCGGCGGCGTGGGGCAAATATTCTACACACCCCGCATTCGCACCGTGCTAGAACTGGCCCAGGGCGAAGCCAACCGCCTGAAAGATGAATTTATCTCCACCGAGCATATCTTCCTGGCGATTCTCAGCGAGCGCAACACGCCATCGTCCCGTATTTTGCAAGAGTTTGGCCTGACCCGCGAACGCATCTTAGAAGGCGTCAACCAACTGCGCGGCGGGCAGCGCGTTACCGACCGCCAGTCGGAAAGCCGCTATCGTACTCTGGAAAAATACAGCCGCGATCTGACCCAACTGGCAAAAGAAAGCCGCCTGGACCCGGTCATCGGCCGCGACAACGAAATTTTGCGTGTCATTCAAGTCCTCAGCCGACGGACCAAAAACAACCCGGTGCTTATCGGCGAGGCCGGCGTAGGCAAAACGGCCATCGTGGAGGGGCTGGCGCAAAAAATCATCGCCAACGACGTGCCGGAAAATCTGCTGAACAAAAAAGTGATCTCCCTGGACCTGGGGGCGATGATCGCCGGCAGCCGGTTTCGCGGCGAATTTGAGGAACGGCTGAAAGCGGCCGTTGAAGAAATTCAGCGCGCGCAGGGCGAAGTGATTCTGTTCATAGACGAGCTGCACACCGTCGTTGGCGCCGGGTCGGCGCAAGGGGCGATGGACGCCAGCAATATGCTCAAACCGGCGTTGGCGCGCGGCGAACTGCAATGCGTCGGCGCCACAACATTGGACGAATACCGCCAATATATCGAACGGGACAGCGCCCTTGAGCGCCGTTTTGCCCCCGTTTTTGTAGACGAGCCATCGGTGGAAGACACCATTGAAATGCTTTATGGCCTGCGCGACCGTTATGAGACGCATCACAAAGTCACTTATTCTGACGCGGCGTTGGTGGCGGCGGCAAAATTATCGAACCGCTACGTGACGGATCGGTCCATGCCAGACAAGGCCATTGACCTGATGGATGAGGCGGCTGCCAAACTGCGGGTGGCGCTGCACACGCTGCCGACCGAGTTGAAGGAACACAAAAAACAGCTTGATCAGCTCATCATCGAGGAAGAAGAGGCGCATACGGTGCGCGACTATGAGCGCGCGGCCGTCAAACGGGCCGAGCGTTTGCGGGTACAGACGGAGTTCGAGGCTGCCCGCGAAAAGTGGCAGGCCGAGCAAAAGCTGGATGAGGTGGTGGATGAGCATGACATCGCCGAGGTGGTGGCTTCCTGGACCGGCATTCCGATGACGCAAATGTTGGAGACGGAAGCGGACAAACTGCTCAACATGGAACAGCGGCTGCACGAGCGTATTGTCGGCCAGGAGAAAGCGATTGCGGCCCTGGCCGACGCCATCCGGCGCAGTCGTTCGGGGTTGAGTGATCCGAAACGGCCGTTAGGCTCTTTCATTTTCCTGGGCAGCTCCGGCGTGGGCAAGACCGAATTGGCGAAAGCCCTGGCTGAGTTTATGTTTGACGATGAGGAAGCGCTGGTGCGTATTGATATGAGCGAATACCGCGAACAACACACCGTCAGCCGTCTGTTTGGCGCGCCGCCCGGCTACATTGGCTACGAACAAGGCGGCCAACTCACGGAACAGGTGCGGCGACGGCCGTATTCCGTCGTGTTGTTCGATGAAATCGAAAAGGCCCACCCGGACGTGTGGAATACCCTGCTGCAACTATTGGATGACGGCCGTCTGACCGACGGTCAGGGACGCATTGTCAACTTCCGCAACGCCGTCATCGTCATGACCAGCAACGTGGGAACCTCCTTCGTCCATAAGTCTGGCGCCTTGGGCTTCGTCGGCGTCCGCGACTCGCAGGAAAAAGCGGACCACAAGCGCATTGAAGAAGCGCTGAAGGAAACCTTCCGGCCCGAATTTATCAACCGCATTGACGAGATCATCATCTTCGAGCCGTTGTCGGAAGCCGACATGCTGGAGATTGTGAAGCTGCAAATCAAGGAAGTGCAAGAGCGGTTGGCCGATCAGGGCAACCTGACCATCGTCCTGACGGAAACGGCGCAAAAATGGCTGGCCGAGCAGGGCTACGACAAAGATTTTGGCGCGCGGCCTATGCGCCGGGCCATCCAACGGTACGTGGAAAGCCCGCTCTCCGTGCGGCTGCTGCGCGGCGAGTTCCGCACCGGCGACCACATCCTCATTGACATGGACGACAACGAACTGACCTTTATCCAGGTAGACGTAGCCGAACCGCCGGCCGTCCCCCAATCCGCCGATGCAACGGCGCCATAA